One Amaranthus tricolor cultivar Red isolate AtriRed21 chromosome 1, ASM2621246v1, whole genome shotgun sequence DNA window includes the following coding sequences:
- the LOC130825687 gene encoding uncharacterized protein LOC130825687 isoform X2, producing MASSIAVSPSCSTSISSSYNSSNFQQVLRQSWKLPTIRLYKQFSSPFLHYRRNLVCAVSKGAEEAFKKTVEVDRLIDILRDASPKEKDYEELAATLMSTVDRLVHKTNEKIESATDILKSILKHAVDENQELTWPPRDPEAINRMEQEVYQKEQEGYLDEGFLAEVNAQLRQAKEDGDKPGLVAMLQKVLQLYASRILSKRSYAKKGKEILKAEQFLETIIKASENEWNMLLLNGLTVAKGDITPEEFYAVVKKRIERVLIRTEGGSYQQRILSEYIRGIQSRAEEIVNALQGNSQ from the exons ATGGCTTCATCCATTGCAGTATCACCCTCCTGCTCGACAAGCATTTCTTCTTCTTACAACTCCTCCAATTTTCAG CAAGTCTTGAGACAATCATGGAAGCTTCCAACAATCAGATTATATAAACAGTTCTCTTCACCGTTCTTGCATTATAG GAGAAATTTGGTCTGTGCAGTCAGTAAAGGTGCTGAGGAAGCATTCAAGAAAACAGTCGAAGTTGATAGGCTCATTGATATATTAAGGGATGCCAGTCCTAAAGAA AAAGATTACGAAGAACTGGCAGCAACACTAATGAGCACAGTGGACCGTCTTGTTCATAAAACCAAT GAAAAAATTGAATCCGCTACTGATATTCTTAAATCAATTCTTAAACATGCGGTGGATGAAAATCAAGAACTTACCTGGCCTCCAAGAGACCCTGAAGCTATTAATCGGATGGAACAG GAGGTATATCAAAAAGAGCAAGAAGGATATTTAGATGAAGGGTTTCTTGCAGAAGTCAATGCACAACTACGGCAA GCAAAAGAAGACGGGGACAAACCAGGCCTTGTTGCAATGCTGCAAAAGGTTTTGCAGCTCTATGCCTCTAGGATTCTTTCCAAGCGTAGTTATGCAAAGAAAG GTAAAGAGATTTTGAAGGCTGAACAATTTCTTGAGACGATTATTAAAG CATCTGAAAATGAATGGAACATGCTCCTGCTCAACGGTCTGACAGTTGCAAAAGGAGATATTACACCCGAGGAATTTTATGCTGTGGTTAAGAAGCGGATAGAGCGAGTTTTAATTAGAACT GAAGGAGGATCTTATCAGCAACGTATACTTTCTGAGTACATCAGAGGTATACAGTCGAGAGCAGAAGAAATTGTTAATGCCCTTCAAGGAAACTCTCAATGA
- the LOC130825687 gene encoding uncharacterized protein LOC130825687 isoform X1, which produces MASSIAVSPSCSTSISSSYNSSNFQQVLRQSWKLPTIRLYKQFSSPFLHYRRNLVCAVSKGAEEAFKKTVEVDRLIDILRDASPKELPQLVVENVLAFNEGFWIRLAARTETCKSEDDKKDYEELAATLMSTVDRLVHKTNEKIESATDILKSILKHAVDENQELTWPPRDPEAINRMEQEVYQKEQEGYLDEGFLAEVNAQLRQAKEDGDKPGLVAMLQKVLQLYASRILSKRSYAKKGKEILKAEQFLETIIKASENEWNMLLLNGLTVAKGDITPEEFYAVVKKRIERVLIRTEGGSYQQRILSEYIRGIQSRAEEIVNALQGNSQ; this is translated from the exons ATGGCTTCATCCATTGCAGTATCACCCTCCTGCTCGACAAGCATTTCTTCTTCTTACAACTCCTCCAATTTTCAG CAAGTCTTGAGACAATCATGGAAGCTTCCAACAATCAGATTATATAAACAGTTCTCTTCACCGTTCTTGCATTATAG GAGAAATTTGGTCTGTGCAGTCAGTAAAGGTGCTGAGGAAGCATTCAAGAAAACAGTCGAAGTTGATAGGCTCATTGATATATTAAGGGATGCCAGTCCTAAAGAA TTACCCCAGCTCGTTGTTGAAAATGTTCTTGCTTTTAATGAGGGTTTCTGGATTCGTCTTGCTGCAAGGACCGAGACTTGCAAATCAGAGGATGATAAA AAAGATTACGAAGAACTGGCAGCAACACTAATGAGCACAGTGGACCGTCTTGTTCATAAAACCAAT GAAAAAATTGAATCCGCTACTGATATTCTTAAATCAATTCTTAAACATGCGGTGGATGAAAATCAAGAACTTACCTGGCCTCCAAGAGACCCTGAAGCTATTAATCGGATGGAACAG GAGGTATATCAAAAAGAGCAAGAAGGATATTTAGATGAAGGGTTTCTTGCAGAAGTCAATGCACAACTACGGCAA GCAAAAGAAGACGGGGACAAACCAGGCCTTGTTGCAATGCTGCAAAAGGTTTTGCAGCTCTATGCCTCTAGGATTCTTTCCAAGCGTAGTTATGCAAAGAAAG GTAAAGAGATTTTGAAGGCTGAACAATTTCTTGAGACGATTATTAAAG CATCTGAAAATGAATGGAACATGCTCCTGCTCAACGGTCTGACAGTTGCAAAAGGAGATATTACACCCGAGGAATTTTATGCTGTGGTTAAGAAGCGGATAGAGCGAGTTTTAATTAGAACT GAAGGAGGATCTTATCAGCAACGTATACTTTCTGAGTACATCAGAGGTATACAGTCGAGAGCAGAAGAAATTGTTAATGCCCTTCAAGGAAACTCTCAATGA